A region from the Paenibacillus humicola genome encodes:
- a CDS encoding XdhC family protein — protein sequence MKQIRETLRRLMAERKRAVLATIIRVEGSAYRREGSRCLFTENGEIVGMLSGGCVEADVREHAEDVFATGRPKRIVYDFRSDSDDVWGMGAGCNGAITIWLELFDPVGEADAAGRIAADFEARLSADAPFISAMVVDSQAPYPAGYRLTADELAASLPLAEVSIGSAELRKLTFKGVTLTAFVERIAPAPSLYIVGAGPDAMLLGRAAHALDWKVTFIDHRTGEEQRSQLPNGSSWLQVPRGDFSGVPVHDSVYVVLMTHSIGLDIEAARRFLFSPAAYLGILGSRRRAQQIAEVLREEAGSIAADLSVLNKLHAPVGLDIGAQTPEEITLSVMSELLAVRGRRSGGSLRERLPAMERESMPAHR from the coding sequence ATGAAACAAATTCGGGAAACGCTGCGGCGTCTAATGGCCGAAAGAAAACGAGCCGTTCTGGCAACCATTATTCGCGTCGAAGGGTCGGCTTACCGGCGAGAAGGCAGCCGATGCTTGTTCACGGAAAACGGCGAAATCGTCGGTATGCTGAGCGGCGGATGCGTGGAAGCGGATGTCCGGGAACACGCGGAAGACGTTTTCGCGACCGGGAGGCCCAAACGGATTGTCTACGATTTCCGCTCCGACTCGGACGATGTGTGGGGAATGGGCGCCGGCTGCAACGGCGCGATTACGATCTGGCTTGAATTGTTCGATCCTGTGGGGGAAGCGGATGCGGCCGGGCGAATTGCCGCCGATTTCGAAGCGAGATTGTCGGCCGATGCGCCGTTTATTTCGGCGATGGTTGTCGATTCGCAGGCTCCGTACCCGGCCGGATACCGGCTGACTGCGGACGAGCTGGCAGCGTCTCTTCCCCTGGCGGAAGTATCGATCGGTTCGGCAGAACTGCGGAAGTTGACTTTCAAGGGCGTAACGCTGACCGCGTTCGTGGAACGGATCGCTCCCGCGCCGAGCCTTTACATTGTCGGGGCCGGTCCGGATGCGATGCTGCTTGGCCGCGCGGCTCACGCGCTGGATTGGAAAGTCACGTTTATCGATCACCGTACGGGCGAGGAACAACGTTCGCAGCTGCCGAACGGCTCGAGCTGGCTTCAAGTCCCGCGCGGCGACTTCTCCGGCGTGCCGGTGCACGACAGCGTGTACGTCGTGCTAATGACGCACAGCATCGGACTGGACATCGAAGCGGCGCGCCGGTTTCTGTTTTCGCCCGCAGCTTATCTCGGCATCTTGGGCTCGAGACGAAGAGCGCAGCAAATTGCGGAGGTGCTGCGTGAGGAAGCCGGCAGCATAGCTGCGGATCTCTCCGTTCTGAACAAGCTGCATGCTCCCGTCGGACTCGATATCGGAGCGCAGACGCCCGAAGAGATTACGCTCAGCGTCATGTCGGAGCTGCTGGCCGTCCGCGGCCGGCGTTCGGGCGGCTCGCTTCGCGAACGGCTTCCCGCAATGGAACGGGAATCGATGCCCGCACACCGGTAA
- a CDS encoding 4,5-dihydroxyphthalate decarboxylase, with the protein MKETFSIAMSDSDRTNAVLTGRASLPDCILEPVKASIEEIFERQAAEAVFDISEMSLASYLIGLGRGEMRLTAIPVFLSRAFRHNAIYVRSDSGITHPSELRGRRFGFPEYQMTAAVWVRALFRHEWGIPTEDMSWMTYRAERIPVETPAARSEKDDIFAALVEGEVDAIMTARRPPSQYFPNTGNGGAVRRLIPDVWNVERDYYARTGIFPIMHLVSLKKSTVERHPGLPGQMYELMLKAKADSAAQLLETIKLQASVPWLWESVEMSMDKMNGDIWPYGMKANWPQIETFMSYLVEDGLLKEKLAPEQVFDPSVLGT; encoded by the coding sequence ATGAAAGAGACCTTTTCGATCGCCATGTCGGACAGCGACCGCACGAACGCGGTTCTGACCGGGCGGGCGTCGCTGCCGGACTGCATTCTGGAGCCGGTTAAAGCGTCAATCGAGGAAATATTCGAGCGGCAGGCGGCAGAGGCGGTATTCGACATTTCCGAAATGTCGCTGGCTTCTTATTTGATCGGGCTCGGACGGGGCGAAATGCGGCTGACCGCCATCCCCGTTTTTTTGTCCCGCGCTTTTCGGCATAATGCCATATACGTTCGTTCCGACAGCGGCATTACCCATCCTTCGGAGCTGCGCGGACGGCGCTTCGGTTTTCCCGAGTACCAGATGACCGCGGCCGTCTGGGTGCGCGCGCTGTTTCGCCATGAATGGGGAATTCCGACGGAGGATATGAGCTGGATGACGTACCGTGCGGAACGGATTCCGGTGGAGACACCGGCGGCGCGGTCGGAGAAAGACGACATTTTTGCGGCGCTGGTTGAGGGTGAGGTGGACGCCATCATGACCGCTCGCCGTCCGCCAAGCCAATATTTTCCGAATACCGGCAATGGCGGCGCGGTTCGGCGTCTTATTCCCGACGTCTGGAACGTCGAGCGCGACTATTACGCCCGGACGGGCATTTTCCCGATCATGCATCTGGTATCGCTGAAGAAAAGCACGGTCGAGCGTCATCCCGGACTCCCGGGTCAAATGTACGAGCTGATGCTGAAAGCGAAAGCGGACAGCGCCGCGCAGCTGCTGGAAACGATCAAGCTTCAGGCTTCGGTTCCGTGGCTGTGGGAATCGGTCGAGATGAGCATGGACAAGATGAACGGCGATATTTGGCCTTATGGCATGAAAGCGAACTGGCCGCAGATCGAAACGTTTATGTCGTATTTGGTCGAAGACGGCCTGCTGAAGGAAAAGCTTGCGCCGGAGCAGGTGTTCGATCCTTCCGTTCTCGGCACCTAA
- a CDS encoding PqqD family protein produces MIRYVRKPGCETIVLDDETMILNPSAMTVTRINDTGLFCWSQLSEPHTFERLSASVRERFGISEADARQDLSAFLNRLLECGLIETGDE; encoded by the coding sequence ATGATCCGCTACGTGCGCAAGCCCGGCTGCGAGACGATTGTCCTCGATGACGAAACGATGATTCTGAATCCGTCCGCGATGACGGTGACCCGCATCAACGATACCGGATTATTTTGCTGGTCGCAGCTGAGCGAGCCGCACACGTTCGAGAGGTTGTCGGCCTCGGTCCGGGAGCGCTTCGGGATATCGGAGGCCGACGCCCGGCAGGACCTCTCCGCATTTTTGAACCGGCTGCTGGAGTGTGGACTGATTGAAACCGGAGATGAATGA
- a CDS encoding (2Fe-2S)-binding protein: MSSLDNKVSFQINGRQVRWEGDPVRALADVLREDLELTGTKIGCRTGECGACTVLIDGQPVNSCLIPAAAAADAEIETIEHLQDQPVFQRLVEAMAQTGGVQCGFCTPGIMVTLWAWLQDRTLFGGDVTSALKNNLCRCTGYRSIISAVEQVVEAEVSGR, encoded by the coding sequence ATGAGCAGCCTAGACAACAAGGTGTCGTTTCAAATCAACGGGCGGCAGGTCCGATGGGAAGGCGATCCGGTACGGGCGCTGGCGGATGTCCTCCGGGAAGATCTGGAGCTGACCGGGACCAAGATCGGCTGCAGGACGGGAGAATGCGGAGCGTGCACCGTTCTGATCGACGGGCAGCCGGTCAACTCCTGCCTGATTCCGGCCGCAGCCGCAGCCGATGCGGAAATTGAAACGATCGAGCATTTGCAGGATCAGCCGGTCTTTCAGCGCCTGGTCGAGGCGATGGCTCAAACCGGCGGCGTTCAATGCGGCTTCTGCACACCGGGCATAATGGTAACGCTGTGGGCCTGGCTGCAGGACCGTACGCTGTTCGGCGGCGACGTGACCTCGGCGCTTAAGAACAACCTGTGCCGCTGCACCGGGTACCGGAGCATTATTTCCGCGGTGGAGCAGGTCGTAGAGGCGGAGGTGAGCGGGCGGTGA
- a CDS encoding nucleotidyltransferase family protein, protein MKALLLAGGLGTRLRPLTERWPKPMALVGNRPWLEHVVLHLKEEGIEEIVMAVKHAPETIRQYFGDGSRWGVNIQYAIEESLLGTAGAIKNAEPLLGDRFLVLNADIIQRTPLVPLIDFHHKSGALVTIGLTEVEDPSHYGVVEQAESGRIARFVEKPALHEAPSRRINAGIYVMDKEALRYIPPKREVSIERETFPLLIEQSGGLYGRLLGGYWLDMGTTDRYRKLHRDILDRTFPLQLHAAERDQSIWIGEDAEIGSGVLIVPPVLIGSRVRIGERSVIGPYTVIGDDCEIGAQVRCAESILWDRCKVRMGAQLNHCIFGHDLELGPHHRLHEAVMNRVPGGIS, encoded by the coding sequence ATGAAGGCTTTATTGCTGGCTGGAGGATTAGGCACAAGGCTGCGGCCGCTTACGGAGCGCTGGCCCAAGCCGATGGCCCTTGTCGGGAATCGGCCTTGGCTGGAGCATGTCGTCCTGCATCTGAAAGAAGAAGGCATCGAAGAAATCGTGATGGCCGTGAAGCATGCGCCCGAAACGATCCGTCAATATTTCGGCGACGGAAGCCGGTGGGGCGTAAACATCCAATATGCGATCGAGGAATCGCTGCTCGGGACGGCGGGCGCCATCAAAAATGCCGAGCCTTTGCTCGGGGACCGGTTTCTGGTACTCAATGCGGATATCATTCAGCGGACACCGCTCGTTCCGCTGATCGATTTTCACCACAAAAGCGGGGCGCTCGTGACGATCGGCCTCACGGAAGTGGAGGATCCGTCACATTACGGTGTCGTGGAGCAAGCCGAGTCCGGCCGCATCGCGCGTTTTGTCGAAAAGCCCGCTCTTCATGAGGCGCCGTCCCGCCGGATCAACGCCGGTATTTATGTCATGGACAAAGAAGCGCTTCGTTATATCCCGCCGAAACGGGAGGTATCGATCGAACGGGAGACGTTCCCGCTGCTCATTGAGCAAAGCGGCGGCTTATACGGACGGCTCCTCGGCGGATATTGGCTTGATATGGGGACAACCGATCGCTACCGCAAGCTGCACCGAGACATTCTTGACCGGACTTTTCCGCTGCAGCTGCATGCAGCGGAACGCGATCAGAGCATTTGGATCGGGGAGGATGCGGAGATCGGCTCCGGCGTACTGATCGTTCCGCCCGTTCTGATCGGCAGCCGCGTCCGCATCGGCGAGCGGAGCGTCATCGGCCCGTACACCGTCATCGGCGACGATTGCGAAATCGGGGCGCAGGTGCGTTGCGCCGAAAGCATTCTGTGGGACCGCTGCAAGGTTCGCATGGGCGCGCAGCTGAACCATTGCATTTTCGGGCACGATCTCGAGCTTGGACCGCATCACAGGCTGCACGAGGCTGTTATGAATCGCGTACCGGGAGGGATTTCGTGA
- a CDS encoding nucleotidyltransferase family protein, whose translation MVWKLLHALYNEKAPFPVDSETLDASLDDIGYFRLEPQVYRLLSTQNKLERLPDAHRERLKTKFDESVMLNVYIQFETERLFHAFESRGIDVIPLKGVRFAAKYFGHIGARSTSDIDLLIRPGDADRAADCVRALGFACEEPYIRGHFHAGFSKPLPGRRQPLTVELQWDLLMDGTSNFKPEPMWRDALPLKPYKHVLELSEYHTFYMICLHGWKHGLDSLKYLIDIVQLIRVIGERIDYGELFEDAKAHRTYRRLASTLSVVYRQFPFLEERKPLDLPKRGGTWWCYESIRGKRTASWMRYVRFVRYQWFDFDSPVHGFTASIQYLESLLKKPKGGEYHGQTGLQEAGGAGSQHDQI comes from the coding sequence ATGGTCTGGAAGCTGCTTCATGCCCTTTATAACGAAAAAGCTCCGTTCCCGGTCGACTCCGAAACGCTTGACGCATCGCTGGACGATATCGGATATTTTCGTCTCGAGCCTCAGGTTTACCGGCTGCTGAGCACCCAGAACAAGCTGGAACGATTGCCTGACGCGCATAGGGAACGACTGAAAACGAAATTCGATGAATCGGTCATGCTTAATGTCTATATCCAGTTTGAAACCGAACGGCTCTTTCATGCGTTCGAAAGCCGCGGCATCGATGTGATTCCGCTGAAGGGCGTCCGTTTCGCGGCCAAATATTTCGGCCATATCGGCGCCAGAAGCACGTCGGATATCGACCTGCTTATTCGGCCGGGCGACGCGGACCGGGCGGCCGATTGCGTTCGGGCGCTTGGTTTCGCCTGCGAGGAGCCCTATATCCGCGGGCATTTTCATGCCGGTTTTTCCAAACCGCTGCCCGGACGACGCCAGCCGCTCACCGTCGAGTTGCAGTGGGACCTCTTGATGGACGGGACGTCCAATTTCAAGCCGGAGCCCATGTGGCGGGACGCGCTGCCGTTAAAGCCGTACAAGCATGTGCTGGAACTGTCGGAGTACCATACCTTTTACATGATTTGCCTGCACGGCTGGAAGCACGGTCTCGATTCGCTCAAATATTTAATCGATATCGTGCAACTGATCCGGGTGATCGGCGAACGGATTGATTACGGCGAATTGTTCGAAGATGCGAAGGCTCATCGGACGTATAGGCGCCTCGCAAGCACATTGTCGGTCGTATACCGGCAGTTTCCATTCCTAGAGGAACGGAAGCCGCTCGATCTTCCGAAACGCGGCGGAACCTGGTGGTGCTACGAATCCATTCGCGGCAAGCGGACGGCATCATGGATGCGGTACGTTCGATTTGTGCGGTACCAATGGTTCGATTTCGATTCGCCGGTGCACGGCTTCACGGCATCGATTCAATATTTAGAGTCGCTGCTGAAGAAGCCGAAAGGAGGTGAATACCATGGACAAACCGGTTTACAGGAAGCCGGAGGTGCTGGATCACAGCACGATCAAATTTGA
- a CDS encoding ABC transporter ATP-binding protein yields the protein MVKSFKSALTAGGARSAYALLLPYIRKRFKAYLGLLLLVPLDIGLTLAFAWFLGEMTDAAVRQQFSRLGELVVIGAGLSLLTIGSGLLRNRLEFTAINGVKQELSERLLQHLLLLPASRTDRLHTGELTSHFQQDLHNLDGLIGSNLVQWIRLPLVFGAVLVYMIHIHWVMAVIGLAIVPLTLGAGAILGLLLRRKAREIHDRYGYMNRLLTETLQGISVIRSFLAERLRVRKYTDVYGELYGLHRKYTLLQGWIRAGGEAAGAAIFMISLCLGAYFVSEQVISVGALLAFVNLSGHLLYPLTGMAGLWLGIQESSAAADRIGAMLNEPAESEELPERLPAPRWQSIEFREVGFSYDGRQPVIDGLNLTVAAGQTVAIVGGSGAGKSTLFSLLQGFYKPESGSILLDGVSADTLSASKLRSAFALVSQETFLFSGTIRDNLLLARPDAEQHELESAARYAQIHDFILTLPNRYETEIGERGIALSGGQRQRIAIARAILRDAPILLLDEGTAALDSETEFQVQRSLERLMANRTTIVIAHRLSTIRSADRIVVLDRGTIAQSGTHDELIAGPGLYRSMYVRQQLQEGGESYGLEAASCPL from the coding sequence ATGGTCAAGTCCTTTAAATCCGCCTTGACGGCAGGCGGCGCACGAAGCGCTTATGCACTGCTGCTTCCGTATATCAGAAAGAGGTTTAAAGCTTATCTCGGCTTGCTGCTGCTTGTGCCGCTCGATATCGGGCTGACCCTGGCATTCGCCTGGTTTCTGGGAGAAATGACCGATGCTGCGGTGCGTCAACAATTTTCGCGTCTCGGCGAGCTTGTCGTAATCGGCGCCGGGCTGAGCCTGCTGACTATCGGATCGGGGCTGCTGCGCAATCGTTTGGAGTTTACAGCCATAAACGGCGTGAAGCAGGAGCTGTCCGAACGTCTGCTGCAGCATCTGCTGCTCCTGCCGGCAAGCCGGACCGACCGTCTGCATACGGGCGAGCTGACGTCCCATTTCCAGCAAGACCTTCACAACCTGGACGGATTGATCGGGAGCAATCTCGTTCAATGGATCCGGCTGCCGCTCGTTTTTGGCGCGGTGCTCGTCTACATGATTCATATTCATTGGGTGATGGCTGTCATCGGTCTTGCGATCGTCCCGCTGACGCTGGGAGCCGGCGCGATTCTCGGGCTCCTGCTGCGGCGAAAAGCACGGGAGATCCATGACCGCTACGGATATATGAACCGGCTGCTTACGGAAACGCTGCAGGGGATCTCCGTCATCCGTTCTTTCCTGGCGGAGCGGCTCCGGGTTCGAAAATATACCGATGTTTACGGCGAGCTGTACGGCCTTCATCGCAAGTATACGCTGCTCCAAGGCTGGATTCGCGCCGGCGGCGAAGCTGCAGGGGCGGCGATTTTTATGATCAGCCTTTGCCTGGGGGCGTATTTCGTGTCCGAACAGGTCATATCGGTCGGCGCTCTGCTTGCATTCGTCAATTTGTCCGGCCATTTGCTCTATCCGTTGACCGGCATGGCCGGCTTGTGGCTCGGCATTCAGGAGTCGTCTGCGGCCGCCGACCGGATCGGTGCTATGCTGAATGAACCGGCCGAGTCGGAGGAGCTGCCCGAACGTCTGCCGGCTCCACGATGGCAATCGATCGAATTCCGCGAGGTTGGCTTTAGCTATGACGGCCGGCAGCCGGTGATTGACGGGCTGAATTTGACGGTCGCGGCCGGCCAGACCGTTGCGATTGTCGGCGGCAGCGGGGCGGGAAAGTCGACGCTTTTTTCACTGCTTCAAGGCTTCTATAAGCCGGAGTCCGGAAGCATTTTGCTGGACGGCGTTTCCGCCGATACGTTGTCCGCGTCGAAGCTTCGAAGCGCATTCGCCCTTGTGTCGCAGGAAACCTTCCTGTTCTCCGGTACGATCCGCGACAACCTGCTGCTTGCCCGGCCGGATGCCGAGCAGCACGAATTGGAGTCGGCAGCTCGGTATGCCCAAATTCACGATTTTATCCTTACGCTGCCGAACCGCTACGAAACAGAAATCGGCGAGAGGGGCATCGCGCTCTCCGGCGGGCAGCGGCAGCGCATCGCCATTGCGCGCGCGATTTTGCGCGATGCGCCGATCCTGCTGCTGGACGAGGGCACCGCTGCGCTGGACAGCGAAACGGAATTTCAGGTGCAGCGGTCGCTGGAGCGGCTGATGGCGAACCGCACGACGATCGTCATTGCGCACAGGCTTTCGACGATTCGCAGCGCCGACCGGATCGTTGTGCTCGACCGGGGAACGATTGCGCAAAGCGGAACCCACGACGAACTGATCGCGGGGCCCGGATTGTACCGCAGCATGTATGTGCGCCAGCAGCTGCAGGAAGGAGGGGAATCGTATGGTCTGGAAGCTGCTTCATGCCCTTTATAA
- a CDS encoding S24/S26 family peptidase, translating to MKPEMNEPLFRSIRRTIRKNGWLEIPARGTSMFPLIREGDVCHFYLVQEEQIKRGDVLLFYSESGHLVAHRLMAILEDGENGRRYVCKGDSNLGRDEPVGFERVLGVLLSIRRNGNRVIRPNSRPAVLWSRAVMAVPVISGVLKRFASRTSPAGAGEHTNGQVL from the coding sequence TTGAAACCGGAGATGAATGAGCCGTTGTTTCGCTCCATCCGGCGAACGATCCGGAAGAACGGCTGGCTGGAAATACCGGCCCGGGGCACCAGTATGTTTCCGCTCATTCGAGAAGGCGATGTATGCCATTTCTACCTTGTTCAAGAGGAGCAGATCAAGCGAGGCGACGTCCTCTTATTTTATTCGGAATCCGGGCACCTGGTCGCCCACCGACTGATGGCCATCCTGGAAGACGGGGAAAATGGAAGGCGGTACGTTTGCAAAGGCGATTCGAACCTGGGCCGCGACGAACCTGTCGGGTTCGAACGGGTGCTCGGCGTGCTGCTCAGTATTCGCCGCAATGGCAACAGGGTCATCCGTCCGAACAGCCGGCCGGCTGTCCTGTGGTCGCGGGCAGTTATGGCAGTGCCCGTCATCTCCGGGGTGCTGAAGCGGTTCGCTTCCCGGACCAGTCCGGCCGGAGCGGGGGAACATACGAATGGTCAAGTCCTTTAA
- a CDS encoding xanthine dehydrogenase family protein molybdopterin-binding subunit yields METKRKSPLDFTSKLTGQTRYIHDMNLPGQLVAGIVRSPHAHARIVRLDVSRAKEVAGVKAVLTAADVPDFAYGPTRFKDWNIFARDRVLFVGDEVAAIAAESAEALERALALVEVEYEVLPAVFSASDALNDSAPLLHEETAQNRPMHIRIARGDFEEGKKKAHVVCGGHYETNRIYQGHLEPIAVLANWSEEEGLTLWAGSHIPYRARETYAAGLGLPEDRVRIVVPPIGGSFGAKYVLKVHMVAAVLTMETKRPVKIVLDRFEDMLTAHPRVPLSIDIEIGADKEGNFVYKDVVVHGDAGARIYWSPNVIATACSRPDNIYRFQSVRAEGHLCYTNNSPTTCMRGFGNAEMLFAVESVIDDVANALGMDPAELRLRNIVREGETTIHGYKLDTCQLEACIRKAKELSGWDRRDKLPPNRGLGMALANHVSGYSGIDLRFEGSTAVARLKSTGEIEIETGEIELGQGMTSTYAKIAAQALQIDESLVTVKSGDTSKHPFGIGTLASRATVIGGNAVLLASKQLAERVAALIKDQLGAEAVYADGAVEHGGKRYSLQDIAAWHRARHAGDELSVKATYRPDTELPDASFYGHPSPNYPFAAHVAEVEVDPETGRTKVVGYWAVHDSGTILNRTMAKSQVVGAVAQGIGWVLMEDLVVREGQVRNPSMMDYRMPGATDIPPVEIDFIEVPDPNGPLGAKSLGEVALDPVPGAIGNAIAHAARARGTLLPLSAEKVWRMMQDKA; encoded by the coding sequence ATGGAAACGAAACGAAAGTCGCCGCTTGATTTCACATCCAAGCTGACGGGACAGACGCGGTATATCCATGACATGAATTTACCGGGACAGCTGGTGGCCGGGATCGTGCGCAGCCCGCACGCCCATGCCCGCATCGTCCGGCTCGACGTATCCCGGGCAAAGGAAGTTGCCGGTGTGAAGGCGGTGCTTACCGCCGCCGACGTTCCGGATTTTGCCTACGGGCCGACAAGATTTAAGGATTGGAACATTTTCGCCCGCGACCGTGTGCTGTTCGTCGGGGACGAAGTCGCGGCCATTGCCGCCGAATCGGCGGAAGCGCTTGAGCGGGCGCTGGCATTGGTCGAGGTGGAATACGAGGTGCTGCCGGCGGTATTCAGCGCAAGCGATGCGCTGAACGACTCGGCTCCCCTCCTGCACGAGGAAACCGCGCAAAATCGCCCGATGCACATCCGCATTGCACGCGGCGATTTCGAAGAGGGGAAGAAAAAAGCGCACGTCGTCTGCGGCGGCCATTACGAGACCAACCGCATTTATCAAGGCCATCTCGAGCCGATCGCCGTGCTGGCCAACTGGTCGGAGGAGGAAGGGCTGACGCTGTGGGCCGGCTCCCATATTCCGTACCGGGCCCGGGAAACGTACGCGGCGGGACTTGGCCTGCCGGAGGATCGCGTGCGGATCGTTGTGCCGCCGATCGGCGGCTCCTTCGGCGCGAAGTACGTGCTGAAGGTTCACATGGTCGCCGCTGTTCTGACGATGGAGACGAAACGTCCGGTTAAAATTGTCCTGGACCGTTTTGAGGATATGCTGACCGCTCATCCGCGCGTGCCGCTGTCAATTGACATCGAAATCGGAGCGGACAAGGAAGGCAATTTCGTATATAAAGACGTCGTCGTACACGGGGACGCCGGTGCGCGCATTTATTGGAGCCCGAACGTGATCGCGACGGCGTGCAGCCGCCCGGACAACATTTACCGGTTCCAGAGCGTCCGTGCGGAAGGCCATCTGTGCTACACGAACAACAGTCCGACCACGTGCATGCGCGGTTTCGGCAACGCCGAAATGCTGTTCGCCGTGGAAAGCGTGATCGACGACGTGGCGAACGCGCTGGGCATGGATCCGGCGGAGCTTCGGCTGCGAAACATCGTGCGGGAAGGCGAAACGACGATTCATGGCTATAAATTGGATACGTGCCAGCTTGAGGCCTGCATCCGCAAGGCGAAGGAGCTGTCGGGCTGGGACCGCCGCGATAAGCTGCCGCCGAACCGCGGCTTGGGCATGGCGCTTGCGAATCACGTGTCCGGCTACAGCGGCATCGACCTGCGGTTCGAAGGCTCGACCGCCGTCGCCCGCCTGAAATCGACGGGTGAAATCGAGATTGAAACGGGCGAGATCGAGTTGGGTCAGGGGATGACATCCACCTACGCCAAGATCGCGGCGCAGGCGCTGCAGATCGATGAGAGCCTCGTCACGGTCAAGTCCGGCGACACGTCGAAGCATCCGTTCGGCATCGGCACGCTGGCATCGCGCGCCACCGTCATCGGCGGCAACGCGGTGCTGCTGGCCTCGAAGCAGCTGGCGGAGCGGGTCGCCGCGCTTATCAAAGACCAGCTCGGTGCGGAAGCCGTCTATGCCGACGGCGCTGTCGAACACGGCGGCAAACGTTATTCGCTGCAGGACATCGCAGCGTGGCATCGTGCAAGGCACGCCGGGGACGAGCTGTCCGTCAAAGCGACCTACCGTCCCGATACCGAATTGCCGGACGCTTCCTTTTACGGCCATCCGTCCCCGAACTATCCGTTTGCTGCCCATGTGGCGGAGGTGGAAGTAGATCCGGAGACGGGCCGGACGAAAGTCGTCGGCTATTGGGCGGTGCACGATTCCGGTACGATCCTCAACAGGACGATGGCGAAGAGTCAGGTCGTCGGCGCGGTTGCGCAGGGAATCGGCTGGGTGCTTATGGAGGATCTGGTCGTACGGGAAGGGCAGGTTCGCAATCCGTCCATGATGGATTACCGGATGCCCGGAGCGACGGATATTCCGCCGGTGGAGATTGACTTTATCGAGGTGCCGGACCCGAACGGCCCGCTCGGCGCCAAGTCGCTCGGCGAGGTCGCGCTTGATCCGGTACCCGGCGCGATCGGCAACGCCATCGCGCATGCCGCCCGCGCCCGCGGCACCCTGCTGCCGCTGTCGGCGGAAAAGGTTTGGCGCATGATGCAAGACAAAGCGTGA
- a CDS encoding FAD binding domain-containing protein, which yields MSWLRPKDLSQALAMLDDCRPAIVCGGTDLFVNSQRRDAEWKNKTWMDIRTLPELRQIRLTGEGLELGSAVTAAELWQHPLGAKVPALQQAARIVGGWQIQNRASIGGNLANASPAADMVVPLSAYRSVIRLRSSEGLRELPVDEFILGPRKTALQEGELIESVLIPARMLDTPQMFLRHDQRGATDISIVSVAVVLKGTSDGPIAWGERLAWGSAAVGAANPVPLALPEVDAEWAGELTAEKADRISGRYMELSRPISDVRASQDYRQAMVRVFMNRAVKRIAEGQDVLGPQSMRK from the coding sequence ATGTCCTGGCTTCGACCGAAAGATTTATCCCAAGCGCTGGCGATGTTAGACGATTGCCGCCCGGCCATCGTTTGCGGCGGTACCGATTTATTCGTCAATTCGCAGCGCAGGGATGCCGAATGGAAAAACAAGACGTGGATGGACATCCGTACGCTGCCTGAGCTCAGGCAAATCCGCCTGACCGGCGAAGGGCTGGAGCTTGGCTCCGCAGTGACGGCCGCCGAGCTGTGGCAGCATCCGCTCGGCGCAAAGGTGCCCGCCCTGCAGCAGGCCGCCAGAATCGTGGGAGGCTGGCAAATCCAGAACCGGGCTTCGATCGGCGGCAATCTGGCCAATGCTTCGCCCGCTGCGGATATGGTCGTACCCTTGAGCGCATACCGGTCCGTAATCCGGCTCCGCAGCTCGGAGGGGCTGCGCGAATTGCCGGTGGACGAGTTCATACTCGGGCCGCGCAAAACGGCGCTGCAAGAAGGAGAGCTGATCGAATCGGTTCTCATTCCGGCGCGGATGCTGGATACGCCGCAAATGTTCCTGCGCCACGATCAGCGGGGAGCGACGGATATTTCCATCGTCTCGGTCGCGGTCGTGCTCAAAGGGACGTCAGACGGACCGATCGCGTGGGGGGAACGGCTTGCCTGGGGAAGCGCAGCCGTCGGCGCCGCAAATCCGGTTCCGCTGGCGCTTCCCGAGGTTGACGCGGAATGGGCCGGCGAGCTGACCGCGGAGAAGGCGGACCGCATCTCCGGACGGTACATGGAGCTATCCCGGCCGATCAGCGACGTACGTGCAAGTCAAGACTACCGGCAGGCAATGGTCCGGGTGTTCATGAACCGGGCCGTGAAGCGGATTGCGGAGGGACAGGATGTCTTGGGGCCGCAATCGATGCGCAAGTAA